In one window of Paraburkholderia phymatum STM815 DNA:
- a CDS encoding type B 50S ribosomal protein L31 translates to MKEGIHPDYREVLFIDMSNDFKFVTRSTIQTRETAEFNGKTYPLAKIEVSSESHPFYTGQQKIMDTAGRVEKFNKKFGARASGKAAK, encoded by the coding sequence ATGAAAGAAGGCATTCATCCGGATTACCGCGAAGTCCTGTTCATCGACATGTCGAACGACTTCAAGTTCGTGACGCGCTCGACCATCCAGACGCGTGAAACGGCAGAATTCAACGGCAAGACGTACCCGCTCGCCAAGATCGAAGTTTCGTCGGAATCGCACCCGTTCTACACGGGCCAGCAAAAGATCATGGACACGGCAGGCCGCGTCGAGAAGTTCAACAAGAAGTTCGGCGCCCGCGCTTCGGGCAAGGCCGCGAAGTAA
- a CDS encoding M90 family metallopeptidase, with amino-acid sequence MFSKLTQWLDTRRRDRALRTYAIDDALWKATLDGLPFLSWLAPADLQRLRDMTSLFIAQKEFSTAHELELTDAITVAIAVQACLPVLNLGLSLYRGWVGVIVYPGEFVIRKTIEDEDGVVHEVEHDASGEAWEGGPVILSWEDAQITDGADAYNVVIHEFAHKIDMVTGEADGHPPLFRKLHAPLDAAQWADVFDHAYDQFCARVDAVPDRRWARFERDSLIDPYASDHPSEFFAVCSEALFVKPREFEAEYPELYRLLARYYRQDPAHVGALDGTNPHP; translated from the coding sequence ATGTTTTCCAAACTCACCCAATGGCTCGACACGCGCCGCCGCGACCGCGCGCTGCGCACCTACGCGATCGACGACGCGCTCTGGAAAGCGACGCTCGACGGCTTGCCGTTTCTTTCCTGGCTGGCACCCGCCGATCTTCAGCGGCTGCGCGACATGACGAGCCTCTTCATCGCGCAGAAGGAATTTTCCACCGCGCACGAGCTCGAGCTCACCGACGCGATCACCGTCGCGATTGCCGTCCAGGCCTGCCTGCCCGTGCTGAATCTAGGGCTGAGCCTGTATCGCGGATGGGTCGGCGTCATCGTATATCCTGGCGAGTTCGTGATCCGCAAGACGATCGAAGACGAGGACGGTGTCGTCCATGAAGTGGAGCACGACGCGAGCGGCGAAGCATGGGAAGGCGGCCCTGTGATCCTGTCGTGGGAAGACGCGCAGATAACGGACGGCGCGGACGCGTACAACGTCGTGATCCACGAATTCGCGCACAAGATCGACATGGTGACGGGCGAAGCCGATGGCCACCCGCCTCTTTTTCGCAAGCTGCACGCGCCGCTCGATGCCGCGCAGTGGGCCGACGTGTTCGACCACGCCTACGACCAGTTCTGCGCCAGGGTCGATGCCGTACCCGACAGGCGCTGGGCGCGCTTCGAGCGCGATTCGCTGATCGATCCCTACGCGAGCGACCATCCTTCGGAATTTTTTGCAGTGTGTAGCGAGGCGCTGTTCGTGAAGCCGCGAGAGTTCGAAGCGGAATATCCCGAGCTGTACCGGCTGCTCGCGCGCTATTACCGGCAGGACCCCGCGCACGTGGGCGCGCTCGACGGCACGAACCCGCACCCGTAA
- the trxA gene encoding thioredoxin TrxA — MSEHIKHISDASFEQDVVKSDKPVLLDFWAEWCGPCKMIAPILDEVAKDYADRLQIAKINVDEHQSTPVKFGVRGIPTLILFKNGAVAAQKVGALSKSQLTAFLDGNL, encoded by the coding sequence ATGAGCGAACACATCAAGCATATTAGCGACGCGTCGTTTGAACAGGACGTCGTCAAATCCGACAAACCCGTGCTGCTCGACTTCTGGGCAGAATGGTGCGGCCCGTGCAAGATGATCGCGCCGATCCTCGACGAAGTTGCGAAGGACTACGCCGATCGCCTGCAGATCGCCAAGATCAACGTTGATGAACATCAGTCCACGCCCGTCAAGTTCGGCGTGCGCGGCATCCCCACGCTGATCCTCTTCAAGAATGGCGCGGTCGCGGCGCAGAAGGTCGGCGCATTGTCGAAGTCGCAACTCACCGCATTCCTCGACGGCAACCTTTAA
- a CDS encoding ArnT family glycosyltransferase — MRSVVRLTASATSALPRWMLLTICVVYASFGLFGRDPWKNEDAAGFGVMWTMANGSLHDWLLPNLVGKYMTSDAPLGYWLGAGAIRVLDPLVDASNASRVFTGLLFCAACAFVWYAAYLLGRRPEVQPFKYAFGGEPEPRDYGRTLADGALLILLATFGLAERGHETTPQITQFVCIAMLVYGLVRTIDKPVQGALIWGCAIGLVTLTSSPVLVGALLIGTFAMMLIVHDTHWRTLMLAGLPVALALSVVWPLTAIALFPDDAVWFLHQWMRGSLHTFQGPYGSTLRYAVKNLPLFTWPAWPLAIWAWFSWAGLRRAPHVAIPLSVIAPLLVLVVLQSQGTNRLYMLLTPALAVIAAFALPTLKRGAINAIDWFAVLSFTVLGTFVWLVWLAGMTGYPHQLARNLSRLAPGFTPQFKILSFVCAVAVTVCWFALVQWRVARHPKVLWRSVVLSSAGTTLMWVLLMTLWLPVVNYSRTYKDVAQQIAAHLPSDYNCISPVRLGDAQIATFAYFGDMHFSFDDDCDVILRQDTQDFGEPSAMSNFVWKLVWEGRRVADRDERFRLYVRIDRPQPPVKRRPWRPKKSG, encoded by the coding sequence ATGAGATCTGTCGTTCGCCTCACAGCCTCCGCCACCAGTGCGCTGCCGCGCTGGATGCTGCTTACCATCTGCGTCGTGTACGCGTCGTTCGGCCTGTTCGGACGCGACCCGTGGAAGAACGAAGACGCAGCCGGCTTCGGCGTCATGTGGACGATGGCCAACGGTTCGCTGCACGACTGGCTGCTGCCGAATCTGGTCGGCAAGTACATGACGTCCGACGCGCCGCTCGGCTACTGGCTCGGCGCCGGCGCGATACGCGTGCTCGATCCGCTTGTGGACGCAAGCAATGCGTCGCGCGTATTCACGGGCTTGCTGTTCTGCGCGGCGTGCGCGTTCGTCTGGTATGCAGCCTACCTGCTAGGCCGCCGCCCGGAAGTGCAGCCCTTCAAGTACGCGTTCGGCGGCGAGCCCGAACCGCGCGACTACGGGCGCACGCTCGCCGACGGCGCGCTGCTGATCCTGCTGGCCACCTTTGGTCTCGCCGAGCGCGGCCACGAAACCACGCCGCAGATCACGCAGTTCGTCTGCATCGCGATGCTTGTCTACGGCCTCGTGCGGACGATCGACAAGCCCGTCCAGGGTGCACTCATCTGGGGCTGCGCGATCGGCCTCGTGACGCTGACGAGCAGTCCCGTGCTGGTCGGCGCCCTGCTGATCGGCACCTTCGCGATGATGCTGATCGTGCACGACACGCACTGGCGCACCTTGATGCTCGCGGGCTTGCCCGTTGCGCTCGCGCTGTCGGTGGTGTGGCCGCTCACCGCGATCGCCCTGTTCCCTGACGATGCCGTCTGGTTCCTGCATCAATGGATGCGCGGCAGCCTGCACACGTTCCAGGGACCGTACGGATCGACGCTGCGCTACGCCGTCAAGAACCTGCCGCTCTTCACCTGGCCCGCATGGCCGCTCGCGATCTGGGCATGGTTCAGCTGGGCCGGCCTGCGCCGCGCGCCGCATGTGGCGATTCCGCTGTCCGTGATCGCGCCGCTGCTGGTTCTCGTCGTGCTGCAAAGCCAGGGCACGAACCGCCTCTATATGCTGCTGACGCCCGCGCTTGCCGTGATTGCCGCGTTCGCGCTGCCCACGCTCAAGCGCGGCGCGATCAACGCGATCGACTGGTTCGCGGTGCTGAGCTTCACGGTGCTCGGCACGTTCGTTTGGCTGGTGTGGCTCGCCGGCATGACGGGCTATCCGCATCAGCTCGCACGCAATCTCTCGCGTCTCGCGCCGGGCTTCACGCCGCAGTTCAAGATTCTGTCGTTCGTCTGTGCGGTCGCGGTGACCGTGTGCTGGTTTGCGCTCGTCCAGTGGCGCGTGGCGCGGCATCCGAAGGTGCTGTGGCGCAGCGTCGTGCTGTCGAGCGCGGGCACGACGCTGATGTGGGTGCTGCTGATGACACTGTGGCTGCCCGTCGTCAATTACAGCCGTACCTATAAGGACGTCGCCCAGCAGATCGCCGCGCATCTGCCGTCCGACTACAATTGCATCTCCCCCGTGCGGCTCGGCGACGCACAGATCGCCACTTTCGCCTATTTCGGCGACATGCATTTTTCGTTCGATGACGACTGCGACGTGATCCTGCGTCAGGACACGCAGGACTTCGGCGAGCCGAGCGCGATGTCAAACTTCGTCTGGAAGCTCGTCTGGGAAGGCCGCCGTGTGGCCGACCGCGACGAACGTTTCCGCCTGTACGTGCGCATCGACCGTCCGCAACCGCCCGTCAAGCGCCGTCCGTGGCGTCCGAAGAAAAGCGGCTGA
- a CDS encoding MATE family efflux transporter translates to MFDDVRKIAGLAWPVLIGQLAIIAFGVIDTAMVGRFSATDLAALGLGSSIYISVYIGLTGILTALQPIAGQLYGAARYEEIGEEVRQALWLALALAALGFLVLYFPHPLLQLARAPEALRERTVSYLQILAFGLPASLAFRVYSSLTNAVGQPRLVMILQIGALMLKVPLNLLLIFGKLGMPALGGPGAALASILINWTLAVVGMVVLTKLDVFQPFAIFRHFCWPVWRRQAAQLKLGVPMGLSYLIEVTSYTFMALFIARFGTTTLAGHQIAGNIGAVLYMTPLSIGIATSTLVAQALGAHRYEAARTLARHGIAMAVAIACGYGVIVLALRPVIIAGYTPNAQVLQAAMPLVLIVAFYHLCDALQITSAFVLRAYRVAVVPTLIYAIALWGVGLGGGYALGFDLGGWVPESLTGARGFWLANTASLLIAGVGLALYLRSISTRIGAGRHSG, encoded by the coding sequence ATGTTTGACGATGTGCGGAAAATCGCCGGGCTCGCGTGGCCCGTGCTGATCGGCCAGCTGGCGATCATCGCGTTCGGCGTGATCGATACAGCGATGGTCGGCCGCTTCTCGGCGACCGACCTTGCAGCCCTCGGCCTCGGTTCGTCGATCTATATCTCGGTGTACATCGGCCTGACGGGCATTCTGACCGCGCTGCAACCGATTGCCGGCCAACTCTACGGCGCTGCGCGCTACGAGGAGATCGGCGAGGAGGTGCGTCAGGCGCTGTGGCTCGCGCTGGCGCTCGCCGCGCTCGGCTTTCTGGTTCTCTACTTCCCCCACCCGCTGCTGCAGCTGGCGCGGGCGCCCGAGGCGCTGCGCGAGCGCACTGTGTCCTATCTGCAGATTCTCGCGTTCGGGCTGCCAGCGAGTCTCGCATTTCGCGTCTATAGCTCGCTGACGAATGCCGTCGGCCAGCCGCGGCTCGTGATGATCCTGCAGATCGGCGCGCTGATGCTCAAGGTGCCGCTCAATCTGCTGCTGATTTTCGGCAAGCTCGGCATGCCGGCGCTCGGTGGGCCGGGGGCGGCGCTCGCCAGCATTCTGATCAACTGGACGCTGGCCGTCGTCGGCATGGTCGTGCTGACGAAGCTGGACGTGTTCCAGCCGTTCGCGATCTTCCGGCATTTCTGCTGGCCCGTCTGGCGGCGTCAGGCGGCCCAGCTGAAGCTCGGCGTACCGATGGGGCTGTCGTATCTGATCGAAGTGACGTCGTATACCTTCATGGCGCTCTTCATCGCTCGCTTCGGCACGACCACGCTGGCCGGTCATCAGATCGCGGGCAACATCGGCGCGGTGCTCTACATGACGCCGCTGTCGATCGGCATCGCTACTTCTACGCTCGTCGCTCAGGCGCTCGGTGCACATCGCTACGAAGCGGCGCGCACGCTGGCGCGGCACGGCATCGCGATGGCCGTGGCGATTGCGTGCGGGTATGGCGTGATCGTGCTCGCGCTGCGGCCCGTCATCATCGCGGGCTACACGCCGAATGCGCAGGTCCTGCAGGCGGCGATGCCGCTCGTGTTGATCGTCGCGTTCTACCATCTGTGCGACGCGTTGCAGATCACGTCGGCGTTCGTGCTGCGGGCGTATCGGGTGGCCGTCGTGCCGACCCTGATCTATGCCATTGCACTGTGGGGCGTGGGACTCGGCGGCGGCTATGCGCTCGGGTTCGATCTCGGCGGCTGGGTGCCGGAGTCGCTCACCGGCGCGCGCGGATTCTGGCTCGCGAATACTGCGAGCTTGCTGATTGCGGGTGTTGGGCTTGCCTTGTATTTGCGCTCGATCAGCACGCGGATAGGCGCTGGGCGGCACAGCGGGTAG
- the rho gene encoding transcription termination factor Rho — MHLSELKTLHVSQLIEMANGLEIESANRLRKQELMFAILKKRAKTGETIFGDGTLEVLPDGFGFLRSPETSYLASTDDIYISPSQIRRFNLHTGDTIEGEVRTPKDGERYFALVKVDKVNGQPPEASKHKIMFENLTPLHPNKVLLLEREMRGEENVTGRIIDMIAPIGKGQRGLLVASPKSGKTVMLQHIAHAIKQNHPDVILFVLLIDERPEEVTEMQRSVAGEVIASTFDEPAARHVQVAEMVIEKAKRLVEMKNDVVILLDSITRLARAYNTVVPASGKVLTGGVDANALQRPKRFFGAARNIEEGGSLTIIGTALIETGSRMDDVIYEEFKGTGNMEVHLERRLAEKRVYPSINLNKSGTRREELLIKPEILQKIWVLRKFIHDMDEVEAMEFLLDKIRQTKNNAEFFDMMRRGG; from the coding sequence ATGCATTTATCCGAGCTTAAGACTCTGCACGTGTCCCAATTGATCGAGATGGCCAATGGTCTCGAGATCGAAAGTGCGAACCGCCTGCGCAAGCAGGAGCTGATGTTCGCCATTCTAAAAAAACGCGCCAAAACAGGCGAAACGATCTTCGGTGACGGCACGCTCGAAGTGCTGCCGGACGGCTTCGGTTTCCTGCGCTCGCCGGAAACCTCCTATCTCGCCAGCACGGACGACATCTACATCAGTCCGTCGCAGATCCGCCGCTTCAACCTGCATACGGGCGACACCATCGAAGGCGAAGTCCGCACGCCGAAGGACGGCGAGCGCTACTTTGCGCTGGTGAAGGTCGACAAGGTCAACGGCCAGCCGCCCGAGGCCTCGAAGCACAAGATCATGTTCGAGAACCTGACGCCGCTGCACCCGAACAAGGTGCTGCTGCTCGAACGTGAAATGCGTGGCGAAGAAAACGTCACCGGCCGCATCATCGACATGATCGCGCCCATCGGCAAAGGCCAGCGCGGCCTGCTCGTCGCGTCGCCGAAGTCCGGCAAGACGGTGATGCTTCAGCACATCGCGCATGCCATCAAGCAGAACCATCCGGACGTGATCCTGTTCGTGCTGCTGATCGACGAACGTCCGGAAGAAGTGACGGAAATGCAACGCTCGGTGGCGGGCGAAGTGATCGCGTCGACCTTCGACGAACCGGCCGCGCGTCACGTGCAGGTCGCCGAAATGGTGATCGAAAAGGCGAAACGCCTCGTCGAAATGAAGAACGACGTCGTGATTCTGCTCGACTCGATCACGCGTCTCGCGCGTGCGTACAACACGGTTGTGCCGGCATCGGGCAAGGTGCTGACGGGCGGCGTCGACGCGAACGCGCTGCAGCGTCCGAAGCGCTTCTTCGGCGCGGCGCGCAACATCGAGGAAGGTGGTTCGCTGACCATCATCGGCACGGCGCTGATCGAAACGGGCAGCCGCATGGACGACGTGATCTACGAAGAGTTCAAGGGCACGGGCAACATGGAAGTGCACCTCGAGCGCCGTCTCGCGGAAAAGCGCGTCTATCCGTCGATCAATCTGAACAAGTCCGGCACGCGTCGCGAAGAACTGCTGATCAAGCCCGAGATCCTGCAAAAGATCTGGGTGCTGCGCAAGTTCATTCACGACATGGACGAAGTCGAAGCCATGGAATTCCTGCTCGACAAGATCCGCCAGACGAAGAACAACGCGGAGTTCTTCGACATGATGCGTCGCGGCGGCTAA